A window from Drosophila kikkawai strain 14028-0561.14 chromosome 2L, DkikHiC1v2, whole genome shotgun sequence encodes these proteins:
- the LOC108076911 gene encoding uncharacterized protein isoform X2, producing the protein MARLLPKNGQYQLQRWLILGGRGGDGRSCPDKSCYLFQAPFAVNVAAAPPAGLFFSAHHRSILVGQWPVLRNKLPARPLNALLFFGIPPANILLVAQV; encoded by the exons ATACCAGCTCCAACGTTGGCTCATCCTCGGAGGTAGAGGTGGAGATGGAAGATCTTGCCCGGACAAGTCGTGTTACTTGTTCCAGGCGCCGTTTG CGGTCaatgtggctgctgctcctccagccGGTCTGTTTTTCTCGGCGCATCATCGTAGCATCTTAGTGGGTCAGTGGCCGGTTTTGCGAAACAAGTTGCCCGCCCGCCCATTAAATGCACTCTTATTTTTTGGCATTCCGCCAGCCAATATCCTTTTGGTTGCACAAGTATAA
- the LOC108076874 gene encoding procathepsin L-like gives MDYFPVLKLIALLLLVDLGYAAGNYQTYDQLPKGIDWRRYGYISPVQNQGGCQASWAMSAVGAVEAHLGIKNRRLDQLSVQQLIDCASNYGCGGGWASVAFNYTRDHGIASKTSYPYRAEQSTCSYDPSTSAGRIRSYVTLRYADEKCLAEVVYNIGPVVVHLDSLHDSVLEYKSGIYREEDCRFDMAYLTEAVLVVGFGTDSNYGDYWILKTSFGKNWGENGYMRLARNAGNMCGVATLAQYPIV, from the coding sequence ATGGATTATTTTCCGGTGCTGAAGCTTATCgccctgctgctcctggtggATCTGGGATATGCTGCGGGTAACTACCAGACCTACGACCAGCTCCCGAAAGGTATAGATTGGCGCCGATACGGTTACATCTCGCCGGTCCAGAATCAGGGAGGGTGCCAAGCTAGCTGGGCCATGTCTGCGGTGGGAGCTGTAGAAGCTCATCTGGGCATCAAAAACCGCCGCTTGGATCAACTCTCTGTCCAGCAACTGATCGACTGTGCATCCAATTATGGTTGCGGTGGAGGATGGGCGAGTGTTGCCTTCAATTATACTAGAGATCATGGCATTGCTTCCAAGACTTCTTACCCGTATCGAGCTGAACAGTCAACTTGTAGCTACGATCCTAGTACCAGTGCTGGCAGAATAAGGAGCTATGTGACATTGCGCTACGCCGATGAGAAGTGTTTGGCCGAAGTTGTTTACAATATTGGACCCGTGGTGGTGCACTTAGACAGCCTGCATGACTCTGTCTTGGAATACAAATCGGGAATCTATCGTGAGGAGGATTGCAGGTTCGATATGGCATACCTAACCGAAGCTGTTCTCGTAGTGGGTTTTGGAACCGACAGCAACTACGGCGACTACTGGATCTTAAAAACCTCATTTGGAAAGAATTGGGGAGAGAATGGCTATATGAGGCTGGCCAGAAATGCAGGCAACATGTGTGGGGTGGCCACTCTAGCGCAATATCCCattgtataa